One part of the Oceanihabitans sp. IOP_32 genome encodes these proteins:
- a CDS encoding polysaccharide deacetylase family protein, with protein sequence MRLTPVKTPKLVKWMFPNYIWNIPTTRKTIYLTFDDGPTPEITNWTLTVLKQYQAKATFFCIGNNIKKHPEIFENIIQDGHAIGNHTYNHLKGWKSNTRPYLDNIKQAQDLIEFHAKNQKTKFINTFRPPYGQITLKQGKQLLALNYKIIMWDVLSFDWQTQVSPETCFKNIISKTTNGSIVVFHDSVKASRNMQYALPKMLEYFSNKGYVFQPIN encoded by the coding sequence ATGCGTTTAACACCTGTAAAAACACCAAAATTAGTGAAGTGGATGTTTCCAAATTATATTTGGAACATCCCAACAACTCGTAAAACCATTTACCTCACTTTTGATGATGGCCCCACCCCAGAAATTACCAACTGGACGTTAACTGTATTAAAACAATATCAGGCCAAAGCTACCTTTTTTTGTATTGGAAATAATATTAAAAAACATCCTGAAATTTTTGAGAACATTATACAAGATGGGCACGCCATTGGCAACCATACATACAATCATCTAAAAGGTTGGAAAAGCAACACCAGACCCTATTTAGACAATATAAAGCAAGCTCAAGATCTCATAGAATTTCATGCTAAAAACCAGAAAACGAAATTTATAAATACTTTTAGACCACCCTACGGCCAAATAACACTTAAACAAGGTAAACAGCTTCTGGCATTGAACTACAAAATTATAATGTGGGATGTGCTATCTTTTGATTGGCAAACACAAGTGTCTCCAGAAACCTGCTTCAAGAACATTATCTCGAAAACAACTAACGGAAGTATTGTTGTCTTCCATGATAGTGTAAAAGCTTCAAGAAACATGCAATATGCTTTACCAAAGATGTTGGAGTACTTCAGTAACAAAGGGTATGTGTTTCAGCCTATTAATTAA
- a CDS encoding thioredoxin family protein produces the protein MSKFGELIDSETPVLLDFFKEENAQSTAMHPVLREVAATLGDKVKVIKIDIEKNEALADALRVKGLPTLIIYKDGEMKWREIGPQDAHTLITIIEQYF, from the coding sequence ATGTCGAAATTTGGAGAACTTATAGATAGTGAAACACCTGTTCTTTTAGACTTTTTTAAAGAAGAGAACGCGCAATCTACAGCCATGCATCCCGTGCTTAGGGAGGTTGCAGCGACATTAGGCGATAAAGTAAAAGTGATTAAAATCGATATAGAAAAAAATGAGGCACTTGCCGACGCCTTGCGGGTAAAAGGACTTCCTACTTTAATCATTTATAAAGACGGCGAAATGAAATGGCGTGAAATAGGACCGCAAGATGCTCATACACTTATTACTATTATTGAACAATATTTCTAG
- a CDS encoding multidrug transporter, with translation MNLNTRKLNLEMMKNNLLVKLAIITLLFNACAQDDTADIYITDNSIINNNSNGNTNGTDEEIPISAAEYTSDLTLEANRTYTINGPVIITNGATLTINEGVTIKAVATGADVYIAISQGAKIIANGSATKPIVMTSGNPNPAAGQWGGLILLGKAPINSVTGNATSTSEIGSLPYGGTDAADNSGVLRYVRVEYSGGAADGSSENNGFSFYGVGAGTTIEYIQAFEGADDGIEFFGGTAEVAYAVVINCQDDSIDWTEGFTGAITNVYIKHGAAHDKAFECDGYNTDIGNLSNPKFWSKPTVTHARIVGLGSATGNEAIRLRSGTQGVFNNILIEGFDEGFDLDGDTGAASNNPTGTGVINGNLYVENVTFIDVNTKMKNDTGDVFGEADFISGDGNGTGTDYDIWGVSWTVGND, from the coding sequence ATGAATTTAAACACAAGAAAACTAAACTTAGAAATGATGAAAAATAATCTATTAGTAAAATTGGCAATTATAACATTGCTTTTTAATGCATGCGCTCAAGACGATACTGCCGATATTTATATTACAGATAACAGCATAATTAATAACAACAGTAATGGAAACACGAACGGAACTGATGAAGAAATTCCAATAAGTGCTGCCGAGTATACTTCCGATTTAACACTAGAAGCTAACCGCACTTACACCATTAACGGCCCTGTAATTATAACAAATGGCGCTACATTAACCATAAACGAAGGCGTTACTATTAAAGCTGTGGCCACTGGTGCCGATGTGTATATTGCCATATCACAAGGCGCAAAAATTATTGCAAATGGCTCTGCTACAAAACCTATTGTGATGACATCTGGAAATCCCAATCCTGCTGCCGGACAATGGGGCGGATTAATACTTTTAGGAAAAGCACCTATTAACTCTGTTACAGGGAATGCCACATCAACTTCAGAAATTGGAAGTTTGCCTTACGGCGGAACAGATGCAGCAGATAACTCCGGGGTTTTGCGTTATGTCCGTGTTGAATATTCTGGAGGTGCTGCTGATGGTTCTTCTGAAAACAATGGCTTCTCCTTTTATGGCGTGGGAGCTGGTACAACGATTGAGTATATCCAAGCGTTTGAAGGTGCAGATGACGGCATTGAATTTTTTGGAGGCACGGCAGAAGTGGCTTATGCGGTAGTTATTAACTGTCAAGACGATTCTATAGATTGGACTGAAGGTTTTACTGGGGCAATCACAAATGTATATATTAAACACGGTGCGGCGCACGATAAAGCTTTCGAGTGCGATGGCTATAATACTGATATTGGGAATCTTTCTAATCCAAAATTTTGGTCTAAACCTACCGTAACTCATGCTAGGATTGTGGGCTTAGGATCTGCCACGGGAAATGAAGCGATTAGATTAAGATCAGGAACTCAGGGGGTATTTAACAATATTTTAATTGAAGGTTTTGATGAAGGCTTCGATTTAGATGGCGATACGGGTGCCGCTAGCAATAACCCAACCGGAACAGGAGTTATAAATGGTAATTTGTACGTTGAAAACGTCACCTTTATAGATGTAAACACGAAAATGAAAAATGATACAGGTGACGTTTTTGGCGAAGCAGATTTTATTTCTGGAGACGGTAACGGCACCGGAACAGACTACGACATTTGGGGAGTGAGTTGGACGGTAGGTAACGATTAG
- a CDS encoding protein O-mannosyl-transferase family translates to MAHLNFKKWNTILGWFSFLVAFITYSLTVEPTVSFWDAGEYILTSAKLQVGHPPGAPFFQMLGAFFTTFAFEPSQIGWMMNMMSATASAFTILFMFWTITLLLKKLIGANKDLNQTQIMAILGSGLVGSLAFTFTDSFWFNAVETEVYAMATLIMSALFWLGLRWEQDMHKPRGNRWLILIAFIIGLSFGVHFMGLLTIPAIGLIYYFKNYKTITVKNLILAHVVSIGILLFVFKLLAPNILRIFSVFEIFFVNSVGLPFNSGSVIAGLVLIAIIVFALKYTRKKQYIHLNTAVLCLTFVIIGFSTWLMLPIRANANVVVNENEPSSARELLAYYNLEQYPETHLFYGPMFTDQYAYLDENNPYVDDKPKYEKDEEKGKYVIVNDYKNAKQNYNSKHAGLLPRMWSAEHAENYMMFSGYLDFKLKPEYQMQNELRQAISDFKTDVARGNVDYEDYNIFLKRFKSYIDIEKPSLGANILYMLEYQIGYMYWRYFMWNFTGRQDDIQGRYDNHGNWISGIKPIDEWHLGFSQDNLPSDVKNNKARNTYYFLPLILGLLGMFFLFNRDKKTFWTMLVFFLFTGIAIQFYTNVRPFEPRERDYSVVGSFYVFSIWIGFGVYALYDALKKYLPQKIAVPVITIACLILVPGILAANNWDDHDRSDKYTARAMAKKYLDSCEENAILFTIGDNDTFPLWYAQEIEGFRTDVRVVNTSLFQTDWYINQMKRKAYESDPIPSQLTHEHYKYGTNDYVIVQNVIQDTLEIKDALNFITSNNPRSKYQYILQQQGVDVSQVRSQDLNANYFPTGHLRLPVNKENALKYGIVKPKDADNMVSHIDINITADAVYKNRLLMLDIVANNDWKRPIYFTGGAFAEDDYIWMKDYLQLDGMAYKLVPIKTPVDRANPFDMGRVDSEFMYQKVKNWDWGNSGSPDIYHDVETRKNSITYRGNLARLIEQLINENKLDKAEEIADIAMLNMPVDYFGFYTLLEPYISAYYEVGNKAKAQQLFKEVAQKYQENLSYYSGLKVANQERLFEEIYTDIQRYKGLVDVLVEYDMDFARTEGDIFNNYLKLFMHFYGEDAIEDEQPGTGLDASIDHSIEIDTVN, encoded by the coding sequence ATGGCACATTTAAACTTTAAAAAATGGAATACTATTTTAGGATGGTTCTCTTTTTTAGTTGCATTTATCACTTATAGCTTAACAGTTGAACCTACCGTTAGTTTCTGGGACGCTGGTGAATACATTCTAACCTCAGCGAAATTACAGGTAGGACATCCTCCTGGAGCACCTTTTTTCCAAATGCTTGGTGCCTTCTTTACCACCTTTGCTTTTGAGCCTTCGCAAATAGGCTGGATGATGAATATGATGAGTGCTACTGCTAGTGCATTCACTATACTCTTTATGTTTTGGACCATTACGTTACTACTAAAGAAACTAATTGGTGCCAACAAGGATTTAAACCAAACACAAATCATGGCTATTTTAGGTAGTGGATTGGTGGGAAGTTTAGCCTTTACCTTTACCGATTCGTTTTGGTTTAATGCTGTTGAAACTGAAGTTTACGCCATGGCCACTTTAATTATGTCTGCTTTATTTTGGCTAGGACTGCGTTGGGAGCAGGACATGCACAAACCACGTGGCAACCGCTGGCTCATTTTAATCGCATTTATTATTGGCCTTTCTTTTGGGGTGCATTTTATGGGCTTATTAACCATTCCTGCCATCGGTCTTATTTATTATTTTAAAAACTACAAAACGATCACCGTAAAAAACCTCATCTTAGCGCATGTGGTTTCGATTGGTATTTTATTGTTTGTTTTTAAATTGTTAGCCCCGAACATTCTTAGAATATTTAGTGTTTTTGAAATCTTTTTTGTGAATAGCGTTGGCCTACCATTTAACTCGGGCTCTGTAATTGCAGGATTAGTTCTAATTGCTATTATCGTTTTTGCTCTAAAATACACGCGTAAAAAACAATATATTCATCTAAATACAGCGGTACTCTGTTTAACTTTTGTGATTATTGGGTTTTCCACTTGGCTCATGCTCCCTATAAGAGCTAATGCCAACGTAGTGGTTAATGAAAACGAGCCCTCGAGTGCCAGAGAATTGTTAGCCTATTACAATTTAGAGCAATATCCAGAAACACATTTGTTTTACGGACCAATGTTTACCGATCAATACGCCTACCTAGATGAAAACAATCCGTATGTAGACGACAAACCTAAATATGAAAAAGACGAAGAAAAAGGCAAATACGTTATTGTAAACGATTACAAAAACGCAAAACAAAATTACAACTCTAAACATGCTGGTTTACTACCGCGTATGTGGAGCGCCGAACACGCCGAAAATTACATGATGTTTTCTGGTTATTTAGATTTTAAACTAAAACCAGAGTACCAGATGCAAAACGAACTTCGTCAGGCCATATCCGATTTTAAAACCGATGTGGCTCGAGGGAACGTAGATTACGAAGATTACAACATTTTTCTAAAACGCTTTAAAAGCTATATAGATATTGAAAAACCTTCGTTAGGCGCAAATATCCTCTATATGTTAGAATACCAAATAGGGTATATGTACTGGCGTTATTTTATGTGGAACTTCACTGGGAGACAAGACGATATTCAAGGCCGTTACGATAATCATGGCAACTGGATAAGTGGCATAAAACCAATAGACGAATGGCACTTGGGCTTCTCGCAAGATAATTTACCAAGCGATGTGAAAAATAATAAAGCACGAAATACCTATTATTTCTTACCTTTAATTTTAGGACTCTTAGGTATGTTTTTCTTATTTAATAGAGACAAAAAAACCTTTTGGACTATGCTCGTGTTTTTCCTTTTTACAGGAATAGCTATTCAGTTTTATACCAATGTGCGTCCTTTTGAACCTCGCGAACGGGATTACTCTGTGGTGGGATCGTTTTATGTGTTTTCCATTTGGATTGGTTTTGGAGTGTATGCCCTTTACGATGCCTTAAAAAAATACCTGCCACAAAAAATCGCTGTACCAGTAATTACTATCGCGTGTTTAATATTGGTTCCAGGAATATTAGCAGCCAACAATTGGGACGACCACGATAGGTCTGATAAATACACCGCAAGAGCTATGGCCAAAAAATACTTAGATTCTTGCGAAGAAAATGCCATATTATTTACCATTGGTGATAACGATACTTTTCCGCTGTGGTATGCTCAAGAAATTGAAGGTTTTAGAACCGATGTACGTGTGGTAAATACCAGTTTATTTCAAACCGATTGGTATATTAATCAAATGAAACGCAAGGCCTACGAGAGTGACCCGATTCCGTCGCAATTAACTCACGAACATTATAAATATGGTACAAACGATTATGTTATTGTTCAAAATGTTATTCAGGACACGCTTGAAATTAAAGATGCTTTAAATTTTATAACAAGTAACAATCCGCGATCTAAATACCAATACATCTTACAACAGCAAGGCGTAGATGTGTCGCAAGTGCGAAGTCAAGATTTAAATGCGAATTACTTCCCAACAGGACATTTAAGACTTCCTGTAAATAAGGAGAACGCATTAAAATACGGTATTGTAAAACCAAAAGATGCCGATAACATGGTGTCGCATATAGATATCAATATAACGGCCGACGCTGTTTACAAAAACCGATTGTTAATGCTAGACATTGTTGCTAATAACGACTGGAAACGCCCCATTTACTTTACCGGTGGTGCCTTTGCGGAAGACGATTATATCTGGATGAAAGACTACCTGCAACTCGATGGTATGGCTTACAAGTTAGTCCCTATTAAAACACCTGTTGATAGAGCAAATCCTTTTGATATGGGACGTGTAGACAGTGAATTTATGTACCAGAAAGTTAAAAACTGGGATTGGGGCAACAGTGGGAGTCCCGATATTTACCACGATGTTGAAACCCGTAAAAATTCTATCACTTACAGAGGGAATTTAGCGCGCCTAATAGAGCAGCTTATCAACGAAAATAAGTTAGATAAAGCTGAAGAAATAGCCGATATCGCCATGCTTAATATGCCTGTTGATTACTTTGGTTTCTACACCCTTTTAGAACCGTATATTAGTGCCTATTACGAGGTTGGCAACAAAGCAAAGGCACAGCAATTGTTTAAAGAAGTGGCTCAAAAATATCAAGAGAACTTAAGTTATTACAGCGGTTTAAAGGTTGCCAATCAAGAGCGTTTATTTGAAGAGATCTATACCGATATTCAACGCTATAAGGGTCTTGTAGATGTTTTAGTGGAATACGATATGGATTTCGCGAGAACCGAAGGCGATATTTTTAATAATTACTTGAAACTTTTTATGCATTTTTATGGTGAAGATGCGATAGAAGACGAACAACCTGGCACAGGATTAGACGCCTCTATAGACCACAGTATCGAAATAGATACAGTTAATTAA
- a CDS encoding metallophosphoesterase yields MAQWITAFFAASIPVILLEYYAFQALKTVAKSNYIKWFWLLVTIAVYAYFSYHFFAISGTKEQTNSYQFAAGILLTFLVPKLFVVAILFSEDVLRMAQKLRSKFSSKKTEPLAGRREFLSKMALGIAAIPFVSFLYGIVEGRYNYKVLKYQLTFDDLPEAFNGLTITQISDIHSGSFTNKEKVQYGIDLINKQQSDLILFTGDLVNSKAEEMDDWIDVFKNLKAPLGKYSVLGNHDYGDYTNWETESDKEVNFRAIKDAHSKMGFDLLLNENRFLEKDGEQIAVLGVENWGKGFNKSGDLQQAAQGVKKEDFKILLTHDPSHWEHVVKNDALNYHLTLSGHTHGLQMGIEIPGFFKWSPSQYVYKQWAGLYNNVGRYINVNRGFGYHAFPGRVGIWPEITVIELKKGAQQA; encoded by the coding sequence ATGGCTCAATGGATTACCGCGTTTTTTGCAGCGTCTATTCCAGTAATTTTACTGGAATATTACGCTTTTCAAGCCTTGAAAACGGTTGCGAAAAGCAACTACATTAAATGGTTTTGGTTGCTGGTCACTATTGCCGTTTATGCTTATTTTTCATATCATTTTTTCGCTATATCTGGAACAAAAGAGCAGACAAACAGCTATCAATTTGCAGCAGGTATTTTATTAACCTTTTTAGTGCCTAAATTATTTGTGGTAGCCATTTTGTTTAGTGAAGATGTGCTGCGAATGGCTCAAAAATTAAGGTCTAAGTTCTCAAGTAAAAAAACGGAGCCTTTAGCTGGGCGTCGAGAGTTTTTATCTAAAATGGCCTTGGGCATAGCGGCCATACCTTTTGTTTCATTCTTATATGGTATTGTTGAGGGACGGTACAATTATAAAGTGTTAAAATACCAACTAACTTTTGATGATCTACCAGAGGCCTTTAACGGTTTAACCATTACGCAAATTTCAGACATTCACTCGGGAAGCTTTACCAATAAAGAGAAAGTACAATATGGTATTGATTTGATTAATAAGCAACAATCAGATTTGATTTTGTTTACAGGTGACTTGGTAAATAGTAAAGCCGAAGAAATGGATGATTGGATTGATGTTTTTAAGAACTTAAAAGCGCCTCTAGGAAAATATTCAGTGTTAGGAAATCACGATTATGGTGATTATACCAATTGGGAAACCGAAAGCGATAAAGAAGTTAATTTTCGAGCTATTAAAGATGCTCATTCGAAAATGGGATTTGATTTATTGTTAAACGAAAATCGATTTTTAGAGAAAGACGGCGAGCAAATAGCGGTTTTAGGGGTAGAGAATTGGGGGAAAGGATTTAATAAGTCTGGAGATTTACAACAAGCTGCTCAAGGTGTTAAAAAAGAAGATTTTAAAATTTTGCTAACCCACGACCCAAGTCATTGGGAACATGTGGTAAAAAACGATGCCTTGAATTACCATCTTACACTTAGTGGTCATACCCATGGTTTACAAATGGGTATTGAAATACCAGGATTTTTTAAATGGAGTCCATCGCAGTATGTGTACAAGCAGTGGGCCGGATTGTACAATAATGTTGGGCGGTATATTAATGTAAATAGGGGGTTTGGCTACCATGCCTTTCCAGGGCGTGTTGGTATTTGGCCAGAAATTACCGTAATCGAACTTAAAAAGGGGGCGCAGCAAGCCTAA